One genomic window of Candidatus Baltobacteraceae bacterium includes the following:
- a CDS encoding nitrile hydratase subunit alpha — translation MSSLEHAHDHERSAAVSNRVKRLVAELERRNLVRESALDGIVEDFLLRASPANGKRVVARAWTDAAFKARLLEGASEAVTELGIDMSHWAPVKLRAVANTEQRHNLVVCTLCSCYPIALLGPSPPWYKSEAYRSRAVRDPRGVLAEFDVTLAPSVDIDVWDSTAETRYLVVPARPSGTEGLSEDELTALVTRNGMIGTALV, via the coding sequence GTGAGTTCTCTCGAACACGCGCACGATCACGAACGCAGTGCCGCGGTCTCCAATCGCGTCAAGCGTCTCGTCGCCGAACTCGAACGCCGAAATCTCGTGCGCGAATCGGCTCTCGACGGCATCGTCGAAGACTTTTTGCTTCGCGCGTCGCCGGCCAACGGAAAACGCGTGGTCGCACGCGCCTGGACCGACGCGGCGTTCAAAGCGCGATTGCTCGAAGGCGCAAGCGAAGCCGTAACCGAGCTGGGAATCGACATGAGCCATTGGGCACCGGTGAAGCTGCGCGCCGTCGCGAACACCGAGCAGCGCCACAATCTCGTCGTCTGCACGCTCTGCTCGTGCTACCCGATCGCGCTGCTTGGGCCTTCACCCCCATGGTACAAGAGCGAAGCGTACCGTTCGCGGGCGGTACGCGATCCGCGCGGCGTTCTCGCCGAGTTCGACGTCACGCTCGCCCCGAGTGTCGACATCGACGTTTGGGACAGCACCGCCGAAACGCGCTACCTCGTCGTGCCGGCGCGCCCGTCGGGCACTGAAGGTCTGAGCGAAGACGAACTAACCGCGCTCGTCACGCGCAACGGCATGATCGGCACGGCATTGGTTTAG
- a CDS encoding SH3-like domain-containing protein: protein MSFNLGDRVRTRLNNPEGHTRLPAYLRGRTGRIERVIGAYPFADERALAGTAAVQTLYTVCFAGIDVWGDDAQAATISADLFESYLERMS from the coding sequence ATGAGCTTTAACCTTGGCGACCGCGTGCGCACGCGCCTGAACAATCCCGAGGGGCACACGCGGCTGCCGGCCTACTTGCGCGGTCGAACGGGCCGCATCGAGCGCGTCATCGGCGCGTATCCCTTCGCTGACGAACGCGCGTTGGCCGGCACGGCGGCGGTGCAAACGCTCTACACGGTCTGTTTTGCCGGCATTGACGTGTGGGGCGACGACGCGCAGGCGGCGACGATCTCGGCCGACCTTTTCGAATCGTATTTGGAGCGGATGTCGTGA
- a CDS encoding prohibitin family protein: MSSSTVLFLSTILGAAGGFVAYLAQGEKAGSRITAVVYGVAVFLACLVLGRTIVEVSGNDAAVVTNFGAYTNTVLHPGLNFKAPWQGVLTMRTSAVVAQLSQDEAFSRDQQVERNDVTVNYSLDDAMLSQIAQRYRDDILDQLIKPRTEQWLKTIEPNYTAAQLIAKRQEVSDQLRDDLVRELGPQGVRVTFVSVTDIVPSKEYQDASEQRAIAQQELQRAQIELQTKGVQGQQNYVTAQYQAKANRDLINSFGGDPRLADAIVRLKTIELLRDKWTSGNLPAVMGNGSALLDIAGGNAPKSP; encoded by the coding sequence ATGAGTAGCTCCACCGTACTCTTTCTTTCTACTATTCTGGGCGCCGCCGGAGGTTTCGTGGCGTACTTAGCTCAGGGCGAAAAAGCCGGATCGCGCATAACCGCCGTCGTTTACGGCGTCGCCGTCTTCTTAGCGTGCCTCGTTTTGGGACGAACGATAGTGGAAGTCAGCGGGAACGACGCCGCGGTCGTAACCAACTTCGGTGCGTACACGAATACCGTTCTCCATCCCGGGTTGAACTTCAAAGCGCCGTGGCAAGGCGTTCTCACGATGCGCACGTCGGCCGTCGTGGCTCAGTTGTCGCAAGACGAAGCCTTTTCGCGCGACCAGCAGGTCGAGCGCAATGACGTGACCGTCAACTATTCGCTCGACGATGCGATGCTGTCGCAGATCGCCCAGCGCTATCGCGACGACATCCTCGACCAGCTCATCAAGCCGCGCACCGAACAGTGGCTCAAGACGATCGAGCCCAACTATACCGCCGCGCAGCTCATCGCCAAGCGCCAGGAAGTCAGCGACCAGTTGCGCGACGATCTCGTGCGAGAGCTCGGACCGCAGGGCGTACGCGTCACGTTCGTGTCGGTCACGGACATCGTGCCGAGCAAGGAGTATCAAGACGCCTCCGAACAGCGCGCCATCGCGCAACAGGAACTCCAACGCGCACAGATCGAGCTGCAGACCAAAGGCGTGCAAGGCCAGCAAAACTACGTCACCGCGCAGTATCAAGCCAAAGCCAATCGCGACCTGATCAACTCGTTCGGCGGCGATCCGCGCTTGGCCGACGCCATCGTGCGGCTCAAAACGATCGAGCTGCTGCGCGATAAATGGACGTCGGGGAACCTACCGGCGGTCATGGGTAACGGCTCGGCGCTGCTCGACATAGCAGGGGGCAACGCGCCGAAGTCACCGTGA